Proteins from a genomic interval of Spea bombifrons isolate aSpeBom1 chromosome 4, aSpeBom1.2.pri, whole genome shotgun sequence:
- the CHPT1 gene encoding cholinephosphotransferase 1: protein MAPPVCVQEPLTALQLKRLEEHKYSASGRSLTEPLMQIYWNWLVEKVPLWLAPNTITSVGLFLNVVTTLILVAYCPTATEDAPFWTFILCAVGLFIYQSLDAIDGKQARRTNSSSPLGELFDHGCDSISIVFVSVGTIAAVRLGTLPGWLFFCCFIGMFMFYCAQWQTYVSGTLRFGRIDVTELQLSVTIMFLATAFGGTHLWDYEIPMTGLPLKTIPLLGIVGGTIYSCSNYFRVILSGGVGKNGSTVAGTSVLFPGLHIGLVLLLALMIYKKSTSDLFYQHPSLYTLTFGFVSAKITIKLVVAHMSKSEIYLQDTAFIGPGLLFLNQYFNSFIDEYLVLWCAMAISLFELVRYCIAVCLQISAHLRIPIFRIPSNQAAEQVQVIPPSVNHQNNID from the exons ATGGCGCCCCCCGTGTGTGTGCAGGAGCCCCTCACAGCCCTGCAGCTGAAGCGCTTGGAGGAGCACAAGTACAGCGCTTCCGGGCGCTCCCTGACGGAACCTTTAATGCAGATCTACTGGAACTGGTTGGTAGAAAAGGTCCCCCTGTGGTTGGCCCCCAATACCATCACCAGCGTGGGGCTGTTTCTGAATGTAGTTACCACGCTGATTCTCGTCGCCTACTGCCCCACGGCCACGGAGGAT GCCCCATTTTGGACCTTCATACTGTGTGCAGTCGGACTTTTCATTTATCAGTCATTGGACGCCATAGATGGGAAACAGGCTCGAAGAACAAATAGTAGCTCCCCACTTGGGGAATTATTTGACCATGGATGTGATTCAATTTCAATAG TGTTTGTGTCGGTGGGGACGATTGCTGCAGTGCGACTCGGAACACTTCCCGGCTGGCTTTTCTTTTGCTGTTTCATAGGCATGTTTATGTTCTATTGTGCTCAATGGCAGACATACGTGTCGGGAACACTGAGGTTTGGAAG aatAGATGTCACTGAGCTCCAGCTGTCGGTAACAATAATGTTTTTGGCAACTGCGTTTGGTGGAACACATTTATGGGACTATGAG ATTCCCATGACTGGACTACCTCTGAAAACTATCCCCCTTCTTGGGATAGTGGGAGGAACAATTTATTCCTGCAGCAACTATTTCAGAGTCATCCTGAGTGGTGGAGTTGGCAAAAATGGATCAACCGTTGCA GGGACCAGTGTGCTGTTTCCTGGACTGCATATTGGATTAGTTCTCTTACTGGCGTTAATGATATACAAGAAATCAACAAGTGACCTGTTTTACCAGCATCCAAGTCTTTATACGTTAACATTTGGATTTGTGAGCGCCAAGATTACTATTAAACTAGTG GTGGCTCATATGAGCAAAAGTGAAATCTATCTTCAAGACACCGCATTCATTGGACCAGGTCTCTTATTCCTCAACCAGTATTTTAACAGCTTCATTGATGAATACCTTGTTCTCTGGTGTGCAATG GCTATTTCTCTATTTGAGTTGGTCAGATATTGCATAGCTGTTTGTCTACAGATTTCAGCCCATCTCCGAATACCTATCTTCAGAATCCCTTCTAACCAAGCAGCGGAACAg GTACAAGTAATACCACCTTCAGTGAACCATCAGAATAACATTGACTGA
- the SYCP3 gene encoding synaptonemal complex protein 3: protein MAPGRKQAGKSTKIPQEEKVILSYEFQEIEHKTLSGSEDDIRDAETPVIDKHGKKRSAPMTNQEVDEDHMGGEVQTMLERFGADISKALLAKRKRLEIYTKASLKTSNQKIENVWKTQQDQRQKLSNEYSQQFLALFQQWESDVHKAEEQEDKLTNMFRQQQKLFQQARIIQSQRLKTIKQLYEQFLKSMNDLEKNHEDLLTGAQNELRKEMAMLQKKILMDTQQQEMASVRKSLQSMLF, encoded by the exons ATGGCTCCTGGGAGAAAACAAGCAGGGAAAAGTACAAAGATACCACAAGAAGAAAAAGTAATCCTCTCCTATGAGTTTCAGGAAATAGAACATAAAACTCTTAGTGGGTCAGAAGACGACATTAGAGATG CAGAAACTCCAGTGATAGATAAACATGGAAAGAAGCGGTCTGCACCAATGACCAATCAAGAAGTAGACGAAGATCATATGGG TGGTGAAGTCCAGACTATGCTGGAACGATTTGGag CTGATATTAGCAAAGCTCTTTTAGCGAAAAGGAAAAGACTGGAAATCTACACAAAGGCTTCGCTGAAAACTAGTAACCAAAAGATTGAGAATGTTTGGAAAACACAACAAGATCAGAG GCAGAAGCTGAGCAATGAATATTCTCAACAGTTCCTGGCCTTGTTTCAACAATGGGAATCTGATGTACACAaagcagaagaacaagaagacaaATTAACT AACATGTTCCGCCAGCAGCAGAAGCTTTTTCAGCAGGCAAGAATCATTCAGAGCCAGAGGCTTAAAACAATCAAGCAACTATATGAGCAGTTTCTAAAG aGCATGAATGACCTGGAGAAAAACCACGAAGACCTCCTCACTGGGGCACAGAATGAACTGAGGAAGGAAATGGCTATGTTGCAAAAGAAGATTTTGATGGACACA CAACAGCAAGAGATGGCAAGTGTTCGCAAGTCTCTTCAGTCAATGTTATTCTGA